CCTTACTCTCTGCATTGCTGAAAATCCACATCTACTTCTCCATTACTCAGGAGGTGCATGTCTGACTAAGAGGCCTCCATCTGACAGGTCATTGCTAGCAGCTTCTCACCACTGCTCCCATACCAGGGCTCTGCTCGTCTCTGAAACTTCCTTTGCATCCCATGGACAACCATTTGCAGGACTCAGATGACTTCCTGCTGTGGGTCCAACCAGTTAAATGCTTACTGACCAGTAATGCTGCCCAAGATCCATCACATGATACAAAAACATACACGGAAGCAACAAAGCACAAAGAGCAGACCTACAGGTTAGATGCCCTGAACATAGACTTTCCCTCCTGAAATGATGGAGTTGGCTTCAAAGAACATCTTACTACTCTTTAACTCATGGAAAAAACAATTCAGAATTTAATACAGTATAGTGAGACTGTATGGTTAATTAATAACCTAGAACAGATACATTTCAGGTGTTTAAGAAAAGCAACCACTTAGATACCCTATATAGCTTTTTCCCAAGTTTAAGCAACGAGATAAACAAAAAACTAGTCTTGTTAATGATGGTAGCACTTAAAACAACCCAGAATATCTACCTTGAGCTTTCTGCCTGCTGAGAACACCTACAGAGCATAACCACATATAATTAGTTTACCAGAAATTTGGCTGAGCACAAACCATATTTTGTCACATTTTATAAActaagaaaatagaaagtaaGCCAGTGTCAGACCACTGCAGTAGCTGAGACGTAGGAAAGAACGAGTGTTGTCTAGGAGAAATTATTCTTCGGTAATGTTTCACGTCATTGGTACTGACATGTATCTGTGTATGTGTCCAAAACACTTTTACTAGCATTGTCAGGTCCCTGAATGCTTGGAAACTGTCACAGGATCAACAGTTTGAAGAAACTTTTCTCTATCTCTGAGGGACAAAACCACAACTTTTTGGGCTTTGCTGGAATAAAAGATTCAGCATGTTAAGTCCGGAAACCAAAGGTTTAATGCCAAAATGACTTAACCATATTATGGGtgggggaaggaagaagaggaaaggaatcTGAATAGGACACGTGTTTTAAACAAGTAAAGCCCCAAGGGCAAAAGGAGCTGCATGGATGAAATCCTCTGTCTTTCTTGCTGCCTGAAAGCTACAGCTGTCAGTGAGGAAAACACCCAGCTGCAATccttctgcaggagaaaaaagccaCACGTGTCTCTAAATCCTCAAGAGTAGCCTTCACCAGCCCTTCAAAAGGTCTGAATGTGGGGAGGCACAGCTGTCCACCCTCCTCATCAGAGAAACCGAGAGTGTTAGAAGGCTTTGAATGCTTCACTGTGAATGCCCACAGGAGAATATCTCCTGACTGGGGAACATCTGTGGAAATCAGTACACTTTGAATCTTCCAGATAAAGTTGTTTGAGCTCTACCAAGTCTTAGTTACTATTTCTAATTcaaaatttccatttcagtgaAAAGACACCAAACAAGAATCAAGccctcctccttttcccctttgCCAGCTAGAATGGGTTTGATGAGTGACAAGCATGTCTGCACAGCACAAAACTATTCTTGCGTGATTATATGGCAATGAAGATGTTTTCTTATAGAGAGAGAGGGAAGCATCCAATCTACAGCCAGGAAAATATGCACCTCCGAGGCAAGTTTCAAATAGAATTGCACTACTCTGAGTAGAAATgtgatttgaaaataaagtaaCGTAACAGAAGTATTTAGTTTACCCAGGCCTCCTGCTACtcatcttcctttctgctttacTTGTGCTTCATCTCAAATTTGTTCCCTACGACTACAGCAATCTGTATTTGAAGGCTGAGCTTCCAGACAAATTTAGTAAGAAGCTCagttccttttcttaaaaaaaagcaagtttttcATCTGATCACCATAGCAGAGCTGTTTGCTGTAAAACCAAGTTTATAATGCTGATGAGTTGTACCGACTAAGTCATTATAGAGCTCCCCTTCATAATATTCTGCATTTGAAAGGCTCTTCTGCTTGCAAAGCAGCCTTTTAAGTTGCATTACATAAAACCAACAGCATGTGCTCCTAGCCATTTGTTTCTGCAACTGGAGTAATCACATAACAAGCCTGGTTTGTAAGTAATGCAAGTACTGCAAGGTAATTACAGGAGGGAATAAAGAGGGAATACAAGAGGGAATGAAGTTCTTTTTTATCTTATAACCAGCAAAGGTAGCTTACAGAATAGAGTACAGTAGAACAGAAAGTTGGCCACTTCAGAGATAACTGAAAGCTAAAGCACATTAACAAGGGCATTATCCAAAAGCCTCTGAAACACTGACAGCCATGGGGCATGAAGCACCTTgctaggaagcctgttccagtgtctggTCACCATCACAGCAAAGGAATTTTTCCTACTGCCCATTCTGACCCCCCCCATCCCTGGTGTGGCTTTGTGCCATTCCCGTGTTCTGTCAACAGAGAATGTACACAGTGCAAATGATGCCATCCCTGAGTGTCCTATTGATGTAGAATGTACGTAACAGAGAACATTCCGCTTTAAATATCATGAATTATCCAGTCACATCTATAACCACTGCATATGGAAATAATACTTTACCTGCAAATCCTGAACACAGTACAGCAACAGTTACGGCTCCAAACCCTAGCCATGGATTCTGCTCCACCTGCAACATCaaccattattttaaaaaggatggAACACTTCAGTAATCTACAATAATCCATTCCAGAGCTATTTCATTAAGTTCAGCAAAACTGCTTGTATTTGATTACAGTACAAGAAGTATTTGACTAGCCCGAGCTGCCCTCCATATTAGGTTGGTATAACCGTGGCACGTTCACAGTGGAGTTTCCTTTTCCACGTGTACTTTCACAaccctggcagtgctcagagGCACGGTTAATTGGCTGTGCCCGGACTTTACAACAGCACTGCCCTCCCCACTAATGCTGATGATCAACTAAGATCTACAAAACAGAAGACACTTGTTTCTTCCTCTGAGAGATTAGCTCAGTGCCCTGCAGGGTGTGTTAAAGGACATGCCCACACCCAAAAGGCACTGGAGTTTCACTCCTAATTCCATGAGGGCTTCAATTCCAAGCTCTCTGCTCCAACAATTACAGTGCTGCCAAGGCTAAACGCTGCAAACAGCATCGCTCAGATATTCCTCTGATGGTGCACTGCCATTACACAGATTATGATGATGGTAACTTACACTAATTGTAGCAATTGCTTGCCTTTCCAACAAGCAAGACTGGAGCAGTATCACAAGCTTGTCTGCACTGGTCCACAGCAAATGATCAAACTAGTGTTTCAGTTCTGGAGGAGGTGGCTGGAAAGAGGAACTGGATACTGGTGGGTGGAATGTAACAGACACTGctttgatcacagaatcacagaacggccagggttggaagggacctcaaggttcatgaatctccaacccccctgccacatgcagggccaccaatctccccattCAATACCagaccagctgcccagggccccatccaatctggccttgaacacctccagggacggNNNNNNNNNNNNNNNNNNNNNNNNNNNNNNNNNNNNNNNNNNNNNNNNNNNNNNNNNNNNNNNNNNNNNNNNNNNNNNNNNNNNNNNNNNNNNNNNNNNNgggcagcctgttccagcacctcaccactctctgtaaagaacttcccctgacatccaacctaaatctaaATTGATTCCAAGACGATGTAAGGTAACATACAAAGCATAAAAGGCAGTTTATTCTTCATCACGAAGTGGCAAAAAGTCAGCTCTTACCTGCACTTTGGTAGCCTGAGCAGGCTTCCACTGAACAAGAATAACGCCGCCACACAGCATGAAGACAGAGAACCACTGCAGTTTGCTAAGGGTACGGCTCAGCATGAGGACTGTGCATAACGCCGTGCAGGGGATCTTCAACTGGTATGTCACCTACAGATGGGAAGACAGCATACAGCATTTGGTTTCAAAAGCTCCTCCAAACCAAGACAATACAACAGGAACCacaaattttatatttgttgATTCCCCATAGATCCGTGGGCTTTTGTACTGTTTCCAACAATAACAATGTGAACTGGAAATGACTCCAGCAATGAGTGGGATagcactgcagcagtgagctctgAATGCAGCACACCAGTCAGCTTTTAGTTTAGCCTTTTTAAGGCTGAACACAGCCCCAGGTGCCAGGAAGACAGGCAGCTCACACGCACTCCTCATGACAGTGTAGAGAGAAACGGATTTGTAGAGCAGCTGCTTATGACAGTGTGCATTACCTGGTAGACTGCTGCATCCAAGTTGCTAAGAGCCACAAAAGCCATATTGTTTTGGACAGCATACACCAAAGATGGAACACTTAATTTTAGCAATTCCTTGGGACTtccaaagacattttcttttaaagatgttATTAACCTTGCCAGACTTCCCGATTctctgcaaaaggaaataaGAGTATAACTGAGGGCCATCCTAGGCAGatatctgaaaacagaagtcaaACCAAGAAATCTGTCGGGAAGACTGAGCAAAACCTGTGATGTTATCACAGAATAGcctggttgaaaaggaccacaatgatcattgagtttcaacccccccgctatgtgcagggtcaccaaccaccagaccaggctgcccagagccacatccagcctggccttgaatgcctccaggcatggggcatccacagcctccttgggcaacctgttccagtgagtcaccaccctctgggtgaaaatcttcctcctaatatctaacctaaacctcccctgtctcagtttacaACCATTCcgccttgtcctatcactatccaccctcgtaaacagtcGTAAAGGTTATCTACAAGAATAAAACGAGTAAAAGTGAAGACTCCATTCTGAAATCAGGTTACATGCATTAACACGTAACGTCCTGCACAACAGCCACTGTAAGCAGTGGAATAAGTATCTGAGTATATGGGCAGTGGGACAGAGACCCCTTTCTGGAAGCTCTATTAATATGTGTGTCAAGTCACATGTCTGCAGTTTTCCAGTTTCACTTTAAAATGGACCTcactgtacagaaaaaaaaaagaaaaaaaaagaattatacCCTTCCTTGTACTCTGCAGTGAAGCACCTCTCACTCCTCAGCCAGCCTTGGTCTCCTCTCCTCACTTGAGCTGAGAGAGCAGGAAGAGCTGCACCCACCCATACATGTGACCTGACCAGACAGGGCAAGGCGTGCAGCTCCCTACTGCCCTGCAggcaacaggaaagaaagggtCACATTTTGCAGCTGCCCCTTTCTGCAGCTTGGTCCTCAGCCTGTTGGAAGGCTGCCCTCTGCATTACTACATCTTCCTTATTAGTTGCACAAGGGCAtgacttttccttcttccttgtCACTGCAGCTCACTGCCTCCAGTTCTCAGCTCTCCCAAGTCCCACACTTCCTGTTTGCCATTCTTCTCCTATTTGCCATGGACAAATACTAACACCCAAAATCACTTCTGCTCTACCCCAACTATACCACAGACCATTCAACTTGAATCCTTGTACCGCTCTTAAATCTCATGCTCCTTTTGCCTCCCTTACAAACACATATGAACCAATCTCCAGTCTCACTCAGGTTCCAAATTCTTTCTTCCCACACACATTCATCATCTACCTGCACCAAACTCCAACTATATAAAATCTGTGTGTTCCAGGTTCatgaaatcatggaatcacagaatggctgaggttggaaggcaccttaaaGCCTGCCCAGTTCCATGgcagggctgcccagagccccatccaaactggccttgagcgcctccaggaatggggcacctacagcttctctggacagctgtgccagcacctcactgccctcttAATATCCTCTCTTTTAGTCTAAAGccactcccccttgtcctgtcactatctgcccatgtaaaacattgatttcccttctgttcatatgcttccctcaagtactggaaggctgcaatgaggtctcaccagcgccttctcttctccaagtcaaacaagcccagctccctcaacctttcttcataggagaggtgctccagccctctgatcatctttgtgcccctggacctgctccaacagctctacatcTTTCTTATGCTTGTTCCTTCATCAGCCACCTTATTCCTGCATATTCTCCATTCCTGACAAACCCGACTGTTCCTGgcattaaaggaaaaaaaaaagtatggatTTATGTCAGTGAGAATAGGCTGGAGCACTTCCTATACAGGCAGCTGCAAGGGATTCTTTTCTCATTCTCCCATAACAGAGGAGCTGCAAAACCCAGCATCAGGGTAGTACAATTTCCAAAGAGGGGTGAGCACAACTTGGTGCACTCCCGCTGTACAAGCGAGGTCTCTTGCAAAGCTCCTTCCTAACTGAGTGGGAAACTTTGCTTGGGACAGACTTGCCGACACTGAGCCTGGCACAAAGCTGTCTTTCGCAAGACATGCCTGGTCACAGGGACAACCACTGACAGAAAGATTTACAGACAAGCAGTACTTCAAGCCTGCAGTATCAAGATGGGAAGAGTACATGCCAGTGCACCACTGCGCTAGGTAAGGAACTGCACGAAACATTATGAGTCACCAACATTACAGGCAGAATTGTTGGTTTATTTATTCTCTAGTGAATGTATGATATTGCCTGGCATTAGGAGATAAGAAAACTCAAAGCCAGGTACAGCCAGACTGAAGTGCTGCTGTTCCAGATATCTAGTTCTAAAGAACCGTATTTGAAAGGCTGTGGCAGCCTGGTAAAGTTCCCACTGAttggaaaaggagaaacataACCCCTACTttcaagaaggggaaaaaaagaagatccagggaactacaggccagtcagtctcaACTCTGTGCCTGgtaagatcatggagcagaCCCTCCTAAGgcacatgggaaaaaaaaaagatgaggtgattggtAGTAACCAGTAAGTCATGCCCTTGGTGCAATTTCacacctggacttgtgcaaagcatttgacaccgTCCCACATGACATCCTGATTGCcaaattagagaaaaatggaCTTGATGGATGGACCACGCACTGGATAAGAtattggctggatggtcacactCAGAATTGCAGTCAGCAGctcaatgtccaagtggagaccgGCAATGAGTGGCATTCCACAGGGATCGGTGTTGGCACcggtgttatttaacatctttgtaggtgacaGGGACAATGAGATCGAGTCCATCTTCTgcaagtttgcagacgacaccaagctgagtggtgcaattGACACATTAGGGTCCAGAGGGACCTGAACAGAGAGGTGGGCCCAAGccaacttcatgaagttcaacaaagctAAGTGTAAGGTCCTGCAGCTGGGTCAcagcaatcccaagcacagatacaggttgggcagAGAAGCCCTGAggttgagagcagccctgaggagaaagATCTAGGGCTGgtggttgatgaaagattcaacatgagccagcaatgtgtgcttgcagcccagaagaccaactccatcctgggttgcatcaagagaagtgcGACCAGCatgtcaagggaggtgattctgtaCCACTACTCTactctcatgagaccccacgtgtagtactgcatccagttctggggcctcCAAAACAAGGACATTttgctgttggagcaggtccagagaatGGCCATGAAGGTGActagagggctggagcacctcccctatgaggacaggctgagagagttggggctcttcagcctggagaacagaaggctctgaagagaccttatagtggccttccagtacttgaagagggGAGgaactttttacaagggcatgtagtgacaggacaaggggaaacagctttaaactggaagagggtagatttagacttaGGTAATCTTAATGTAATAGGTAAACATAATGTATTAGATTTAGGTATTAGGAgcaaattctttactgtgagagcagtgagacactggaacaggctgcccagtgaggttgtggatgtcttctccctggaagcatccaagaccaggctggatggggctctgagcaacctggtctagtgggaagtgtccctgcctataacagggggttggaactacatgattttacaggtcccttccaacccaaaccattctatgattccataacTAGCACACCCACATATATGCAGTTCTGCTCTGTAAGACTAAGAAGTTAGAAAATATCATATAGTAATGACTTCTATTAATTGATACCAAGATAGGTGGttgaacaagaaaacaacatgtAAATGACACCTGCCTCTGTCCCCAACTATATTCAGTAAGTCAGCTGAGCATCTGTTTCAAGACAAACCACAGCAGCAAGAGCTACTTATGTAGCTCTTCTGGTACTTATGTAAGACTTCTGGTACAGAACTTCAGCAATGAAGAACAACAGATGCCCAGTaagcagttcttttttttccactgcagtttTTGAGAACAAGAAGTACCATATTATAGCTCATCTTTGGGGTGGGTTTGCTTTCTGGAGCATGTCCTAACCAAGAACCTCTGATTCAAATTACAAAAAGGCCATGTGAAAAGAGATTTAAccacaacagcaacaacaaaaaagaattttaaaaaagccttttctaTGTATAGCTTATAATGCAAAACAATGCGCCCAAAGATGTAtgttgcaaaataaataaaataaaaaacgatCCAGCTTCATTTCAGTATTCTAGACATCTATCTACATTTgacttaaaaaaatgtattctgttttCTACAGAGGTCTGAACAGTTAACAGATACTAACAGAAATTAGTTCTGCATtaagaatactttaaaaaaaaaagttaaaactaTTGTTTGCAAATGAGCTCTTCCTGATCCATTACTAAGAAATTATGTACCACCCAAGAACGTGGACAACATAATTACCAAATGGCCAGCTGGacttgaaataaatatgaggaGTCTTTTCCCTTAACAGTACAATTGAGTAAATAATGACACAGCTTAAACCATCATAGCCCTCCCTTCTGAAAGACAATCCTATGAATTCATTCATTCAATATGTTTTGCGGGAGAAACCCAAAAAGTAAACACAGCAAAAGTGTAGCATAAGGACGTGTAAGAAAACAAACTCTGCAGCCAGAACAAAGTAAGAGTCACCCTCCAGTATCCTGTGTACTGTGGTTGTCAGGCCGGatgtttcaaaaagaaaagggagtgGGATGTATCCAACCATACTGAACATGGTGATTTAAGTGGCTATTAAACTACAAAGGCACCTTGCCTTGAGGGAAACAAATTGGTTAGAACTCTAAACCTGGAGGAGGCCATCAGGCAGGCGCTGCAGGAAGTCATGCTGGAACTGTTCAACATATTCCTAAGTGGTCTAAAAAGGGGAGATGACCAGGATATTGCTGACTATATGACATTATACATGGTATCCAAAACAGAACTTTCAGTAGCTGCTGAAGGTTTCTCACTGCACCAAGCAGAATTCACCAGCTCTTCTGCTACGTGAGAACCAGTTCAGTTATCTGGACAGCAAAGGATGGTGTCCAGACCAGCCAGCAAGTAAGACGTCCCACCAGGAAGTGGTGAGCAAGGCCTGATGGACACTGGAGGTGGTGCTGTTCATTATCTCCCTCTCTTAaccatggagaaaaaaagaaaataaatagctgaCCAGATCGAAATAGATATCTTAACTTTCAAAAAGCTTGGTCGGTAACATTAATCCCATTTTAAATGGCAAATAAAACTGAGTTatcaaaaaaagagaaataatccTAAGGCTCACTGGCTCAGAAAATACgagtgaagaaaaaacaatacagACACGAAAACAATACAGACATGAAAAAATGGCAAACATGAAGAGGGAAGGATTAGTCATGATGTCTTTCAACACAGGACGACAGAATACAGTGAAATTACTAGCGAAAGCGttcataaaatactttttccattTACTGTGTAATGATATTGCAGAACTCATTTCATAGGCACAGTAGGGATGAACAGGTGGTATTACAGAAGGCCCACTGGTCACTGTAGTCTTTTAGCTTTGACTCCCTACATTAATAGAGAGACGTCCTTCTGTAACACAACTTGGGAAAATTTATGAGTAGGAACACAACAATTTTGATGTAACTCAGTATTCCATGGCTCAGCCACGCTACACCAAAATTCGACAAGACTCAGATTGTTGCAGATAACCCATGCTGACATTTTGAACCTACTCCAAAGCACACAAATACAGAAGATAGGCAGACAGAACACACCTGAACATCATGCTGTTTACAAAGAACTTGCAGCTGAGGAGGACTCAAGCCCTGCCCCACACTAAGAGGACTTTGCAGTGTGACCAGCCATAATGCACTCGGACACAGCTGCACCTCAGTAACTGAGGTGTGAGGTGAGGTGAGCAGAAGGGGTTGGTTTTTCCACACGCCCATTGGCATCCCCACACTCACCTAGCCAAGATACCCACGCTGAGGAACAGCTTGATGACTTCAGTGATGCACACAGCTGTAGTTGAAAAGTAGAGCTCTGCCCCCACCGTCCTGGTGTAGCGCAGTGCCACGGTGTATGTGGCAGCAACCAGGGTCATCACTGTGAGGCAGTACAGCTTGAACAGCAGGCTGACATTTTCTGAAAGGAAGCAAAGACAACACCTCAGCATGCCCCTCACTTTAATTTAAGAATGGAAATAGGGCATCCCTACAGCTGTAGGACTAAAGTCTACTGCAGCAGCATATAATAATATCATGTTGTGAAGTGCTTCGCGTACAAAGTCTAAGATCAATTTTAATGTCTCTTCTCAGACTCCCACATGTCTGACAAAAAGATATCCTCCTACCCTAATAATCACCCTTTGTTCTAGCACAACTAATCATAATTTATCTACTAAGTCTTCCTGTGCTCTCT
This genomic stretch from Meleagris gallopavo isolate NT-WF06-2002-E0010 breed Aviagen turkey brand Nicholas breeding stock chromosome 2, Turkey_5.1, whole genome shotgun sequence harbors:
- the SLC35A1 gene encoding CMP-sialic acid transporter, which encodes MLRCCLCFLSENVSLLFKLYCLTVMTLVAATYTVALRYTRTVGAELYFSTTAVCITEVIKLFLSVGILARESGSLARLITSLKENVFGSPKELLKLSVPSLVYAVQNNMAFVALSNLDAAVYQVTYQLKIPCTALCTVLMLSRTLSKLQWFSVFMLCGGVILVQWKPAQATKVQVEQNPWLGFGAVTVAVLCSGFAGVYFEKVLKSSDTSLWVRNIQMYLSGIVVTLVGVYMSDGAQVLEKGFFYGYTCFVWLVIFLASVGGLYTSVVVKYTDNIMKGFSAAAAIVLSTVASIILFGLQITSTFILGAFLVCVSIYLYGLPRQDTTKIQPSETKNSKERLVAV